The Manis javanica isolate MJ-LG chromosome 4, MJ_LKY, whole genome shotgun sequence genome contains a region encoding:
- the LOC108407658 gene encoding LOW QUALITY PROTEIN: olfactory receptor 1P1-like (The sequence of the model RefSeq protein was modified relative to this genomic sequence to represent the inferred CDS: inserted 1 base in 1 codon; substituted 2 bases at 2 genomic stop codons), translated as MVSEQSSENGVLISCLEGIILRDLPWVSRRPLSPTAGLLAGGSQTGVFGFFLWGLSGQPEXQCILFLLSLCMCVVTVAGSLLTILAISTNTHLHMPMYVPLASLSCAGILCTSPTVPKALGNIQTQSRSISYSGCLAQLYFFLTFGDMDVFLLATMAYDHYAAICHPLHCTMAMSCQRWALLATACWALMGLVTVTCTLLIFRLSFXSSEIIPDFFCDLRPLMKVSCSDTQLNELVLLFLGGAVILFPFMLILVSYIRIASAILEGPSAQGRCKASSTCGSHLAVVALFFGTVIRAYLCPLSSSSNSVEEDRAAAVTYTVVTPLLNPFIYSLXEQDMDRAPGRFLRGKASFSWAQ; from the exons ATGGTATCAGAACAG AGTTCAGAGAACGGCGTATTAATCAGTTGTCTAGAGGGAATTATATTGAGAGACCTTCCCTGGGTCTCCCGGAGGCCTCTCTCCCCAACTGCTGGGCTCTTGGCGGGAGGGAGCCAGACTGGTGTCTTTGGTTTCTTCCTCTGGGGTCTCTCGGGGCAGCCAGAATAGCAGTGCATCCTCTTCCTGCTGtccctgtgcatgtgtgtggtcaCAGTAGCTGGGAGCCTGCTCACCATCTTGGCCATCAGCACCAACACCCATCTCCACATGCCCATGTACGTCCCCCTTGCCAGCCTGTCCTGTGCTGGCATCCTCTGCACCTCCCCCACTGTGCCAAAGGCCCTAGGGAACATCCAGACCCAGAGCAGGTCCATTTCCTACTCCGGGTGCCTGGCTCAGCTCTACTTCTTCTTGACTTTTGGGGACATGGACGTCTTTCTCCTGGCCACAATGGCCTATGACCACTATGCAGCCATCTGCCACCCTCTCCACTGCACAATGGCCATGAGCTGCCAGCGCTGGGCCCTCCTGGCTACTGCTTGCTGGGCCCTTATGGGTCTTGTAACCGTGACCTGCACATTGCTCATCTTTCGACTTTCCTTCTGATCTTCAGAGATAATTCCTGACTTCTTCTGTGATCTGCGGCCCCTCATGAAGGTGTCTTGCTCTGACACTCAGCTCAATGAGCTTGTGCTCCTCTTCTTGGGGGGAGCagtcattttatttccctttatgcTCATCCTGGTCTCTTATATCCGCATTGCCTCAGCCATCCTTGAGGGGCCCTCTGCCCAGGGAAGGTGCAAGGCCTCCTCTACCTGTGGCTCCCACCTGGCTGTTGTTGCCCTGTTCTTTGGAACAGTGATCAGGGCTTATCTGTGCCCCTTGTCCTCTTCCTCCAACTCAGTAGAGGAGGATAGAGCCGCTGCTGTCACGTACACAGTGGTGACTCCCCTGCTGAACCCTTTCATTTATAGCC TGGAACAGGACATGGATAGGGCCCCAGGGAGGTTCCTCAGGGGCAAAGCTTCCTTCTCATGGGCACAGTGA